One segment of Heterodontus francisci isolate sHetFra1 chromosome 28, sHetFra1.hap1, whole genome shotgun sequence DNA contains the following:
- the LOC137385235 gene encoding probable G-protein coupled receptor 139 codes for MHLQQRELFAYLRLRKQGSDRAPEGYKVARKELKNGLNLVAIVILSQGKCGLSACTTRYLVAMAMGDLLVIITGVILFKISYYYFPGSFLEIAPVCSVIAVLKRSASDCSVWFTVTFTFDRFVAICCQKLKTKYCTKQTAAVVLLTTCILLCLENIPYYFVYKPAKIIDNIAWLCYPSQSYRTDPGWVGFGQFDMVLTPLLPFTLILFLNALTVRHILVASRVRKGLKGQNKGEKCSDPEMESRKKSAILLFTISGSFILLWLVYVIQFLCYIIAGKDPRDYKDSEYIFLEVAWMLLNLSCCTNTFIYGATQSKFREQFNSAVKYPITPFIQLMNRQNI; via the exons atgcatctACAGCAG CGTGAATTg TTTGCTTATTtacggttgaggaagcaaggatcagacagggctccagagggttacaaggtagccaggaaggaactgaagaatggac ttaatttagtggcgattgtgatcctgtcgcaGGGAAAGTGTGGACTCTCCGCCTGCACGACTCGCTACCTGGTTGCCATGGCGATgggggatctactggtcattataacTGGTGTCATACTATTCAAGATCAGTTATTATTACTTCCCTGGATCTTTCCTGGAAATCGCCCCTGTGTGCAGCGTTATTGCTGTCCTGAAacgttcagcctcagactgttctgtctggttcaccgtcactttcacttttgatcgatttgtggcaatttgttgccagaagctgaaaacaaaatattgcacgaaACAAACTGCAGCTGTGGTGCTACTAACAACTTGTATTCTGCTGTGTTTAGAAAACATCCCTTACTACTTTGTATATAAACCTGCTAAGATAATTGACAATATAGCGTGGTTGTGTTATCCAAGTCAAAGCTATCGTACtgatcctggatgggtgggatttggtcAGTTTGAtatggttttaaccccattgctcccattcactttaattttgttcctcaatgctctgactgtcagacacattttagtggctagTCGTGTCCGTAAGGGGCTGAAGGGTCAGAACAAGGGAGAGAaatgcagtgacccagagatggagagcagaaagaagtctgcgattttactcttcaccatatcaggaagcttcatacttctgtggttggtatatGTTATACAATTCCTATGTTATATCATTGCAGGAAAAGATCCCAGGGATTACAAAGATTCAGAATATATATTCCTAGAAGTCGcatggatgttgttgaatttaagttgctgcacaaacacatttatttatggggcaactcagtccaagttcagagaacagttcaatagcgcggtgaaatatccaattACGCcatttattcaattaatgaatagacAAAACATCTGA